From Selenomonas ruminantium AC2024, a single genomic window includes:
- a CDS encoding NAD(P)H-dependent oxidoreductase subunit E has translation MLTTQIKEYPLPADLQAKIDLVLESHDNDPTQIVGILLEVQDLNERHYVPEATAYYLADRLAIPVTNVFDCLNFYSELSAKPRAKYPIQVCSSPACRVNRIDTERLLSTLQDLLDIKIGEITYDGRFTLERTTCYGACDRAPAVRINGHVYDHLDSIEKIEALLRSLK, from the coding sequence ATGCTTACTACTCAAATTAAAGAGTATCCGCTGCCAGCAGATTTACAGGCCAAAATCGATTTGGTTCTGGAATCCCACGACAACGACCCGACTCAGATTGTGGGGATTCTGCTGGAAGTGCAGGACTTAAACGAACGTCATTATGTGCCGGAAGCCACAGCCTACTATCTAGCAGACCGGCTCGCCATTCCTGTCACCAACGTGTTCGACTGCCTGAATTTTTACAGCGAACTTTCCGCAAAGCCCCGAGCAAAATATCCCATACAGGTCTGCTCCTCGCCGGCCTGCCGGGTAAACCGTATCGATACGGAGCGCCTCTTATCCACGCTGCAGGATTTGCTCGATATCAAAATTGGGGAAATCACCTATGACGGCCGCTTCACCTTGGAGCGCACCACCTGCTACGGTGCCTGCGACCGGGCCCCCGCTGTGCGCATCAACGGCCATGTCTACGACCATCTGGACAGCATCGAAAAAATCGAAGCGCTGCTCCGTTCGCTGAAATAA